AGCTAGAGAGAGGACAAGGGAAGGTAGATGGTTTACAAAATTCAGTGGAGTTCGGTGCGTCTGACTCAGAGTTCAATAACAAACGTTTCCATGGCAAACTCCATGGATGTGACAGGTTTCATGTTTTGCACACACAGGAGCTGAAGGACCCTCACTGTCGGAATGAGATGGCAGCCGCCCGAGGGGCTCTAAAGAAGAATGCCACAATGCTGTACACAGCCTCCCAAGCGCTTCTCCGCCACCCAGATGTTGCTGCCACCAGAGCCAACCGAGATTATGTGTTTAAACAAGTCCAGGAAGCCATTGCTGGCATCTCCAATGCTGCTCAAGCTACCTCGCCCACCGATGAAGCCAAAGGCCACACAGGCATCGGTGAGCTGGCTGCAGTCCTGAATGAGTTTGATGTAAGTGTCCCAGTGGTGCACACAGAGGGGTATACGtttgtattgaaaaaaatgatttggggatGAAGGGCCACAGTAGCATACATGAATTTACCCCTCGTGGAAGCTTaggataaaatgtaaattatatcgtATTTCTGTTGATGGGAATCCAACATAGTGGCAGAGCCTAGTTTTCTTGTATTCAAAGGATCTAACAACAATGTTGAAGAGGACCTGATGTTAGGCAAGCAGAAGCCCTGTaaatcattaacttttttttatcccACTGGTTATTTAGGGACCATTCATCACTTGGAtgatgatctttatttttaaggggacAAATGTCATAAGCAGTGTAGGTATAGATTGCCTCTATGTTGTGCCTGGGTGAAGAACTACCCTCAATGTGTTCATTTTAAGTCATTGACAAACGTTGTTGCCCACTGATCCCACATGGGATCGCCATCTTCCTTGAATAGACCCCTCTGGGTAATGCCTCTGCAGGACCCATGAATGACCCACAttctgcacctgctgtttctgGGGGTGTGTCCCAATGAGTGAAGCAGTAGGAAGATGGCATCAAAGTGAATGGGAGGCATTCATGTAATCAGTACCCCAGGATGAGAGCCCTCACTTCTCCTAGATCAGGATATGGACCCACCTATGGGATGCTGGAATTCATCTGAGCTCATTCTGTGTTCAGTGTGAGAGTCTAAGTGTGTTGTGAGAACTaccaagatttaaaataattggtaTCTGCTTTCAAGGATTCTATTTCCCTGTAAGGAGATGGGAGAAGTAGAATATATTAAATACCTTTCAAGGGATAAAACACAGTAGTAACGaaattcataagagaaaaataggtTACTTAATAGCTGTGGAGAAAGATGATGAGCTTGCTTTTGGATCTGTTGACATGAATTTTTGGCAGGAGATGACTGGCTAGAGAAGAGAATCGGGAACAAAGCAGTGATTGCTAGAGACCTAAAGCTGGAAGATCTAATGGAGGAATAATTATGATACTTGACCTAGCTGTTTTCATAGGGGTGTCTCCTCTTTTAGGTTTTTCAGTCAgtcaaaatatatagagatagcTTAGACCATATActgtttcctatgtttttttcttttcttctttttttttttttgctcaagattaaatataataaatttaaagtgccacaggatcacctgggtggctcagttggttaagtgttgggaGAGGAAGTTAATAACTCACATATCACATTCAACTGATTTCATGCAAGTGAcaggttatatttatttaaagatatttggaaatttaggggcaactgggtggctcagttggttaagtgtccagctttggctcaggtcatgatctcatggtttctgggtttgggcctggctttgggctctgtgctgacagcttggagcctggtgactgcttcagattctgtgtctccctttctctgcccctccccactcgtgctcacactcgctctctcttaataaacattatttattagttataaataatgttttaatgtcttaaataatattttttaatgtttatttattaagtatttaccaCAGGGATTGGGGGTTAATATGTAATTCACAAAGTTTGAGGAGACAACTGAAAATCCATTGGAGCTAACAGAGTTCAGTAAGgttatcagttttaaaatatacgtCCACAGATTTGCAAAGTGCAAAAACATAGAGTAATGGAAAAACagatcctattttaaaaaaaatgatcttgttgatagaaatgaaaaatagtttgttggctttattttattccttatttccttataaatgttGGAAATCATCTTGATACAGATGTGGAagactagaaacaaaacaaaaaaagctgagtGGCaagttctacttctgggtatgaTATCACAATGATATCACAAGCCTGGGTGGGAAAACTAttgattcttaatttttacaatgttcagacaatcccaataaaaattctaagagttcttttGCAACTTGACAGAGTAATGATGAAGTTTTTTTTCTGGACTAAGAATGAATAAGCCCATATTTTAAGGAGATGAAAATGAGCGGGTGATGTACTCGATATTAAAACATTCTAATGCTACATTAATGTTAAAAGTGTGCATTAGACCAAAAAACGCCTAGTCAAGTTAAACGGAATAGAAATTTGCAAAAAATCTCCAATACAAAATTATCTTatgaaatgatagtttttaaaattagtaggTGGATTAGTCAGATTTTGACAaagctatatttttataatcctatGTTAACTTCAAAAAGTAAACAGTAAACCCTGCCAGGACCTAGTAATAGGAGTAGAAGCACTGAATGCGGAAAAGTCCCTGGAAGGACAGTCAGACCCTTCAGCTGCTGCCACCTTCTGCCCAAGCGTGAGGACTCcaccttcccattttctttgtatCCAGAACCTTCTCACTGAAAGGAGCTTTAACTAAAAATGAGGTTCACTATACAAAAGGCTTTggactcataaaataaaacttaagcctGTATGGGGAAAATCTATTAGCAAAATATGTTGGAAATacttaaacatttgaaatgttggtttgtgtgtatgtgtgtgtgtgttatttattttattttattttttagtttatttatttttaaatatgaaatttattgtcaaattggtttccatacaacacccagtgctcatcccaacagatggcCTCCTcagtacctatcacccaccctcgcctccctcccaccccccattaaccctcagtttgttctcaatttttaagagtctcttatgttttggcttcctccctctgtaacctctcttttttttttcttttttcttcccctcccccatggtcttctgttaagtttctcaggatccacataagagtgaaaacatacggtatctgtctttctctgtatgacttatttcacttagcatcacactctccagttgcatccacattgctacaaaaggccatatttcattctttctcattgccatgtagtatttcGTTAACTGTAGTGATACGCTGTGCAAATATGGCTTTGGGAGGTTGATACCGAAATGTAAGTTTCTTACAGAACATGACATATTAACTAAGTAATTCACTGTATTTTCACTATTACACTAGGTAActtttattagttaaaataagTGTATTATGTCAATTCTATGCTTATATAATACCAGACTACTCAATTATATATTGGCTAAGTATATTaatcaagtaatattttattaagaatgtaTACTGGTTCACAAGCTATATAAATAACTAAAGCATTATCTaatgtttaaaactttatttctcagagattgacaaatgtttaaaacttcaTTTCTCAGAGATTGACAAAAATCATCAGGGAGAACCATCTATATTGGTGATTTATAGATAGTAATTCAATTGGGTATGGTTCCCTAAAAATTTAGCAAGTGCAGTTTCAGTACTTTCTCAAACATAGTAATGCTAATAAAGTATTACAGAATATGACCAGACATAAGGTAATTAGCCATTTGTAGATGTGTTGTTTTTTCCACCATTTGACACCAGCAAATCTAGACAGTCCTTAAGGATATTTGAAATTATCACTAAAAATTAATGTTCTCCTTCTCTTGGTAACAGAATTCtccatttctgttctttagtTGCATAATgaatactttgttgttgtttttattctgcGGACATAGTGACTcgaaattgatttttgaattcaGACATGTGTCTTATATCCTAAAAGCTATTCTCAGATATTAAACAAATTGATACCACATTGGGAGGGAAACTCACTCAAACTTCCTGTGAATTAGGTTTCTGGCAATATCCCTTCCTGATGCTAGGTTTACTGACTTGCCAACGTGAAGgagattttcaaaaggaaagtatGTTTGAGATCCTGAAGTGAAAGGAACTATAGAAATACACAAGTCCATTGTGAGCATGGCTAGCATGCCTTAATGTTCAATTTCAAGCACGATTTGTATTGGTCATCAGTATGCAAAACCCAGTTTTAGGGGCGGTAGGATGCAGAAGTGACGTAAAGTTTGATAGCTGactaaaaacaaggtaaaaattagtatttttacgtTAATTTGTTAAGTTgtaggattgattttttttttttaatctaggtaGTTAAAATTGTGGCTCAATGCATGGTGACCTATTTTCTGGCACTATTTTTCTGCCTACATGAATAGTTGATGTAGTGATTtatgaagcaaaggaatgaagaaaaaaacccaggattTTAACAACTTGAAACTGTCAAGGGAGTTTCTAATGAtaaaatagcaaagagaaaatgattgCTAACCAATGGAAAAATCAGCCTCTGTTTAAAATGTGGCAGCTTGAGGTAGTTAATTTTATTGGGTGAAACTACTAAGGAatactaaaaagaattttaaaaatatagtgactactcagaaataaatcctattaaaatgtctattttactgccagaaaacttgaaagagtgagagagaggaaaattaaaagttattcctacagaatttctattttaaagagaagagagtaTACTATATCTTGTTTTTTGAAGCTTCTTTTGTAGATGaaggcacttgagaaaaatggaaattaacacCATTCATGGACCAGTCTTTATAATTGGTagctatttgcattttaaacgtTTGTTTTAAATCAGATAGTAAGTAAACACAATCTCAAATTCCTCTAACTTTATTACCTTCTTGtgaattttcttacttttccccacctgccctgggtATTTGCTTgattagtaattattttcttggacatttagtttctctttctccactagGAGAAATTCCCTCAGcctatagaaaaatgtatttctcttctacagtctgagaagaaaataaagcattagtttactatatttaccatttttctcATACTTCACTCTTCTCCTTACACAGTTCTTTAAGAACAGTTGTTAAATAAGTCAATGCCAGTCCttgtttccgtgtcttggctaCCACTAGCTCCTACCTTTTTGAGCCTTGTCATCCAACTTTTACTGCCCCTCCTCTGTAACTCTGTGTTTGAATCTTTAAGGACCCCCAAGTCTATGTGATTTTACTTGCTAGTTCTCAACTACTTTAAATTTGgaatgggggggggtggattttaatagcattaaccatattctttttttttcttcgtattttttctgatttgcaagatttatttttattgaagagtaGGACATTCAGACCTCAAATATATTGAGTGAAATATCACCATGACATACCAACTCTACATACATTGCCCTTGCTATTTCTACCTGATTTTTCACACCCTCTTCCCTCTggtatttctcccattttctccctcttctttctttttaagtataattgtGTGGATCTAAAGGTAATTCTCTTACTGCTGGTATTCAGTGGATAGAAGTGTTGGAATGTGAGCATAAGACATCATGGAGCATCTACATCACAGGCCAATGAGGATAGCAAAACTCTTTATCTGACAAGGGTAGGGCACATAGACCAACTGCACTGATGGGAGAATTGTCCTCTGGGGAGCATCTCCATGTTAGGGTGGTCACTGCCCCAAGGTGATTCCAACTATGGGCACTTCTCAGGTATGTATGGACAATCTAGGAGATCTAGTTGGAAAAACGTGGTTAAGAAACAGGAGTTAGATGGTAACTCATTTCATAGCAAGACGCCAGCCCATTTTTGGGACATGGAGGTTTCTGGACACCCAAGCATAATAACCCTAGCCCAGGGTTTAGAACCCAGGGTTGGAATACAGGCCCAGTGGAGAGCTGGAGTGCTAATACAGGTATCTTAGGTAAGAAGCCCAAATGCATGACCTCATGCAGACCTATGCTTCAGGAGACTAAAGAGGTAGAGTTTTTCAGTTGGTACTCTACTCTAAACATCTCTCTTAATACCTTTTGAATAGTGAGATTAATTCTTAGATGCTCCTGTTGAAAGCCTGATCCCTTAAGGAGCCGTGAACCAGaattctggctggctcagtgattCTTAAAGGGTTTTATTGACTCATGGTCTCTCCAAGGAGGCAAGAAGGAATGCCTCCTTAAAGTAGTACATTTTCACAGAGCACCTTGTTGAGCTCCTTCCCAGTTCTAACCCTCCCTTTTGCTGTGGAAATCAACATAGGTCTTTCTCAGAGAGGCCTACCCTAGGTCTCCTCTTCTCCTGTGATACTCCGTAAAGCCATTCTGACTGCAGACATGTGGGAACACTCACATTAGGTTATGGAAAAGGTAAGCTTCCTATGTATTACATTAGcatgaggacagaaaaaaagaggagaaatcccTGACAAAATACTGTAAACATACTGATGAAGAAAACTCAAGATACAGCTTATGTCCTAAAGCAGTTAGCAAGAAGAAAgccaaatgcataaaaattaaagccAGTAAGCAGGACCATTTagcttctggaaagcaattttgGTTCCTAATTCAGGtactaaaaagaggaagaaggcaaattcagcaactttctgaGTGTATGCCAATATTTTTGAAGGCTTAACATCTGTAGAGTTGTACCTGTTGttctttaatgcttttattggtactttttttttttaaagtaagctctattcccaacatggggcttgaactcgcaacccaAATagcaagagtcgtatgctctgctgactgagccagtctgGCACCCCTATTAGTACTCTTCAATAATCTCTGCCATATTCCTATCAAATGGTTCCCTTTTAATGGCCTTTGGAAGTAGCCCAGGATATTGGGAAGAGCTCAGGACTTGGATTGCAGTGTGTGGCTACTACTCCAAGCtctgtaaaattttaagaatgtgtgaccttgggttgcGGAGATAGTATCTCTAGGCCTTGGAAAAAGATTTAGCTACAGGATAGCTAAGATGATTAAGAGTATAGAGTATGCCAAGTGAGATGTAAGAAGGAAGGACTGCAAGGTATAAAGGAGTAATACTCTGTAAACAGCTATATTTACTGCGATGCATAAATGATGTGCTATACACTTACCTATGTAGTATGCACCTACATActagtgtgtgttgggggatgggtaaaattaGGGAGGATCAAATCATAgatttcctggaggaggcagtgcATGAGTAGGAATTAACATGCTGATGTGTGAATGAGTATTTCTCAGAAAGAACACCATTTCATGTGGCAGCATTAATCACTAAAATAGTTCTGGAACCGAGGAATGAGAAGAAACCTGGCTGAGTGAGCTGGAGGCAGATCCGGGAGTGCTCTGTAGGCCTTGCAAGGCCAAGGACTGAGCTTCAACCTGAAGGCATTAGGAAGTTGCTGGTGCTCCAGGCAGGGGAATGCATggtcaaatttgtgtttttaaagtgacCTCTGCCTACAGGGTGGAGAATGGACTCAGAAGGGACAAAGCTGCAGTGTAGGAGGGTGGTTATGGCGAGCAAGGTGACCAGTGCCCTAAATCCATTGTTGGAGGaggaatgggataaatgggtgggTCTGAACCATGTTGAGGGAGGAGAGTGAACAGGCCTTGACAATTGTACTTTTCGTTTGCATATATCAAAAGTTAATGTTTTGTACAGTAGTCTTTAGTTAAAAAGACCAAACATTTGTAATTCCAACTATGAAATCTGGGGAAGTTTCAGTTGTTTGTGGGATATTTGATtttttgcataaaaaaaaaaaaccttctcacgctttttttttctggctctttaaTTCACGTATATACACAACAGTATGATTATTAAATGCCTAGTAATTGACATAGATCTATGTTTTGGATAATTTAAATCTAAACTCTACATCTAGGATTTTCCTAATTAGTTTAAGTTATTTATATGCAAGTGAGCTTTCATTAGTATGTGCTTACTAatgcacattttactttttaaaaactaaattttagagacacttttaaaaaaatgggacatGGATTTCCCCATCTGAGAGGACATAGTATCAATGACTGGGGGTTAGTAGGGTCCAGAGATTCTCATCTTTTTTCCAGATACTATCACAATGTACTGCCCGTAAATCTGTCTGCTTTTTTCTACTCTGCCAAATTAAACTCTTGAAAATGGCCTTTTAAGCTTTTCTGGCTTAATGTGGTATTACAGCATTCGTTATCATGTACTGACATCTGGTGGCCAAATCGAACATTAGGAACACTCCAGTGCATTCCTGTATGCCTGTAAACCTAGCACAACCTAAATATGGGCCAAGACTCCCGATGTAAATATGGAGAAGGTGTACTCTGCCTTCACAGAACTTTCAGTCGGCTTCAGGCACCCTTCTGCACACTAAAATTATGCCATGGGAATTGCATTAATCCTTTTCGGAAAACTAGCTCTAGGAAAGTGGTAAAGATGGATACAGAGGCAGATGAGTTTGCAAGAAGAGAAGCTCCAGGCAGGAGGTAGAGCTGAGGGTCGTTCTGCTGGCTGTGTGTGGGACCAGGTCAGCCAACATCAACCAACAACATATTCTCTGCTTCCTGAGTCATACCACGTGCCTCCCCAGGACCAGTTTATCCACTATCCTCCTTTTTTGTCCAAGAAATCTTACTGTGGGATACTGACTCCTCCGATGACTTCTTGTCTGCAAACAGCTTTAATTTAAGGTGTTGTAAACCAGGAATATTTTCTGAtcgtatcatttaaatttttattttcttaaaagctatTTCAAGGAAATATCCCAAGACAATTTAGTTTTCTatatttcacttagtaaatatGGAGCTACAAAAAtcattgagagaaaaaaacaatatgatttgaaatatttgaaagttgtatttgaaatttcaaatccTTATTACCCTCCATGTTGTCtgtaattaaaatcatatttttaatctttttatttattttcacaagagaaaatgaaaatcttttcttcactgaataatgttttcctttaaaaaaaatttttttttaatgtttatttatttttgaaagagtgagacagagcgtgagtcggggaggggcagagagagagggagacacagaatctgaagcaggcttcagactctgggctgtcagcacagtgcctgatgcggggctcgaactcataagctatgagatcatgacctgagctgaagttggacgcccaaatgctgaaccactcaggtgccccaataatgttttcctttgagaataTTGGCAGATTCTGTGCATATGAGCTCacctttatttcaaataattagttCTAAATGTAACTGATTATTGATGTAATGGATCATCATATTCTACATTGTCTAAACGTGTGATGGCAAATACCATGTTGATTATCATCTAATTAGTTATACTTTAAAATTGGGGAACAAAATGAGCTCTTTTATCTAGTGAACTATTTAGTGGtgaaaaataggatttatttaaaatattgacctCCTTAGTCTTAGTTTCTTTCGTGATTTCTTACGTTAGAAGTGCTTGTCGTAGCCCTTCAGGATTATACCTTTCCCTTTTATGCACTCTCCATATTACAAGTAGGCATATATTCAGTACTCATTTATAGGATTTGGTTTGATTCCGTGATGAGGTAAACACatgtgctcatgcacacacacacctgctcctcccccctaaaaacactaattttgatttcttattaaCCAAACTCCTTAATATACATCCTGAACTTCTCCGACAGTATTTTCTGGAAACTTTACTGTAACCTATTGAGTCCCATTGTTTATTTATCCAAATGTTCTCTGGGGCTGTTTTGTTCTTACTGCACACATTCATTGAGCTAAGAACGGAGGGGAACGGTTACCCAGAGATGCAAGTGTGGTAGTAAATTTGTCAGGTGGCTAACATCACTGAGGGCATGACTGGGGCCCATGCTAGTCGTCCTCGTTACAGTGGTCATACTTGTGGACAATGGCACAGCATGGCATAGGACAAACAGAACAAGCTTGTGTTTAAATCTGACCATACaactcttccttccttgcctttgtttctgcatctataaaatggggtaataatgtTGACTTACCAAGATGGTGATAATAGTTATATGGGATAAACATTCTTGGGTGCCTCATCCTTGGTGGGCACTTAGAAATGCtagttgtctttttctcctacttctctttACAGAAGTCACAGACAGATGTCTTCCATCCAAAGTTACTGTGGAAACTATTGGCTAGAAAATGCTTAGAGAACAGTTCCTAACTGAAAAGTTGTGTTCTTCCTTGGTCACATCCAGACCTCCAAGAAAAGTCTGGCCACAGTGTAGATTAGATTACCACCTGGCCTAAgaattaatttcttaaacttttttattgcagtatagttgacatataat
The window above is part of the Panthera tigris isolate Pti1 chromosome A3 unlocalized genomic scaffold, P.tigris_Pti1_mat1.1 chrA3_random_Un_scaffold_79, whole genome shotgun sequence genome. Proteins encoded here:
- the LOC122236197 gene encoding catenin alpha-2-like, with the protein product MVYKIQWSSELKDPHCRNEMAAARGALKKNATMLYTASQALLRHPDVAATRANRDYVFKQVQEAIAGISNAAQATSPTDEAKGHTGIGELAAVLNEFDWIEVLECEHKTSWSIYITGQ